Proteins from a single region of Catenulispora acidiphila DSM 44928:
- a CDS encoding carbohydrate ABC transporter permease has translation MSSLTQSPPSRAVTTAPRKRAKGREVWEESPTWFGQFGKGTVLTVVCALVIVPVWAVVITSFSTKSSINAAGGLVLVPHGLSLQNYQLIFSGGTVSQALYVSLFVTLIGTALSMLVSVLAAYGLSRPRSFGQRPLLMMLIVTMFFNGGLIPTFLVVSDLKLYGSMWAMILPSMVNVFNILIIRSFFQNTAAEMIEAARLDGANEWRLLWSVVIPTSRPVLAVMTMFYAVTYWGTFFNALLYEPDSRKWPLAMVIYEYTYSGNQMPGMGTTGIGGLQNASQLGLQMCVVSLSLVPIIVLTPFVQKHFSKGMLTGAIKG, from the coding sequence ATGAGCTCATTAACGCAGTCGCCCCCCTCGCGCGCCGTCACCACCGCCCCGCGCAAGCGAGCCAAGGGCCGCGAGGTCTGGGAGGAGAGCCCGACCTGGTTCGGCCAGTTCGGCAAGGGCACGGTCCTGACCGTCGTCTGCGCCCTGGTCATCGTCCCGGTCTGGGCCGTGGTGATCACCAGCTTCTCCACCAAGAGCTCCATCAACGCCGCCGGCGGCCTGGTCCTGGTCCCCCACGGCCTGAGCCTGCAGAACTACCAGCTCATCTTCAGCGGCGGCACCGTCTCCCAGGCCCTCTACGTCAGCCTCTTCGTGACCCTGATCGGCACCGCCCTGTCAATGCTGGTCAGCGTCCTGGCCGCCTACGGCCTGTCCCGCCCCCGCTCCTTCGGCCAGCGCCCACTCCTGATGATGCTGATCGTCACCATGTTCTTCAACGGCGGCCTGATCCCGACGTTCCTGGTGGTCAGCGACCTGAAGCTCTACGGCAGCATGTGGGCGATGATCCTCCCCTCCATGGTGAACGTCTTCAACATCCTCATCATCCGCTCCTTCTTCCAAAACACCGCCGCGGAGATGATCGAAGCCGCCCGCCTCGACGGCGCCAACGAATGGCGCCTCCTCTGGTCAGTAGTCATCCCGACCTCGCGCCCCGTCCTCGCCGTGATGACGATGTTCTACGCCGTGACCTACTGGGGCACCTTCTTCAACGCCCTGCTGTACGAACCCGACAGCCGCAAATGGCCGCTGGCGATGGTGATCTACGAGTACACGTACTCAGGCAACCAGATGCCCGGCATGGGCACCACAGGCATCGGCGGACTGCAGAACGCCTCGCAGCTCGGCTTGCAGATGTGCGTGGTGTCGCTGTCGCTGGTGCCGATCATCGTGCTGACGCCCTTCGTGCAGAAGCACTTCTCGAAGGGGATGTTGACGGGGGCTATCAAGGGGTGA
- a CDS encoding carbohydrate-binding module family 20 domain-containing protein, which produces MSSSPRTRPRGRSSGLVALVAAGALALGAIAFSTSFNTAFGAPSGSAAAAAADAASNDVIANLFEWNWPSVATECTTVLGPKGYGAVQVAPPQDSIRLAGSTHSWWDVYQPVGYDLNSRMGTEAQFASMVSACHAAGVKVYADTVINHTAGANQTSTDSYGGDSFNPATYTYGSMGYTKSDFHFDPPCPNSDLSIQDWNSVAQVQECQLLSLSDLYTEQDSVRSTLAAYLNKMEAYGVDGFRVDSAKHIAQADMAAILSKVNNTAAGVRPYVMQEVYPGSSGQLAPAAFEGNGNVLGFDYAYGIRSAFLGSITNLRTFGQGFEPSGSDAVMVANHDLERNGTSLSYKDGAAYTLATEFELAYGWGSTPSVYSGFDFSNSDQSPPADANGFVTNTVCGTGAWECLDRNQGVANLVGFHNATRGQAVGNWWTDNNNAIAFSRGSAGWISVNNEGSTVSSSYQTGLPAGTYCDLVHGNFANGSCTGPTVVVSASGTATVSTAAKDAVAIDVNAVVGSSGPPSSSSSAPSTSPSTSPSTSPSSSAPPAGQVAETFAVTGAPSTAPIYLVGSLSALGSWAPASAIPLTQHGSQWSGTVTLPASTAFQYKYIAKDAGGNVTWEQDPNHSATTGTSGATLTDTWHGASSAVSATFSVNATTWVGQNVYVVGSIPALGSWNPASAIALSSAAYPVWRGTVTLPPNTAVEYKYIKKDPDGTVEWESGANRTYTSPASGAVTLSDSWK; this is translated from the coding sequence ATGAGTTCGTCCCCACGAACGCGTCCCCGCGGCCGGTCCTCAGGCCTGGTCGCACTGGTCGCGGCGGGAGCGCTGGCGCTCGGCGCCATCGCTTTCAGCACGTCTTTCAATACCGCGTTCGGCGCTCCGTCCGGCTCGGCCGCCGCCGCTGCCGCCGACGCGGCGTCCAACGACGTGATCGCGAACCTCTTCGAGTGGAACTGGCCGTCGGTCGCCACCGAGTGCACGACGGTCCTCGGGCCGAAGGGCTACGGCGCGGTGCAGGTCGCGCCGCCGCAGGACTCGATCCGGCTGGCCGGGTCCACCCACTCCTGGTGGGACGTCTACCAGCCGGTCGGCTATGACCTGAACAGCCGGATGGGCACCGAGGCGCAGTTCGCCTCGATGGTCTCGGCGTGCCATGCCGCCGGGGTGAAGGTGTACGCGGACACCGTCATCAACCACACGGCCGGGGCGAATCAGACCTCGACCGATTCCTACGGCGGCGACTCTTTCAACCCGGCGACCTACACGTACGGCTCGATGGGCTACACGAAGTCCGACTTCCACTTCGACCCGCCGTGCCCGAACTCCGACCTGAGCATCCAGGACTGGAACAGCGTCGCGCAGGTCCAGGAGTGCCAGCTGCTGTCGCTGTCGGACCTGTACACCGAGCAGGATTCCGTCCGCTCCACGCTGGCCGCCTACCTGAACAAGATGGAGGCCTACGGCGTCGACGGGTTCCGGGTGGACTCGGCCAAGCACATCGCGCAGGCCGACATGGCCGCGATCTTGAGCAAGGTGAACAACACCGCCGCCGGCGTGCGGCCGTACGTCATGCAGGAGGTCTACCCCGGCAGTAGCGGGCAGCTCGCACCGGCGGCGTTCGAGGGCAACGGCAACGTGCTGGGCTTCGACTACGCCTACGGCATCCGCAGCGCGTTCCTCGGCTCGATCACGAACCTGCGGACCTTCGGCCAGGGCTTCGAGCCGTCCGGTTCCGACGCGGTCATGGTCGCCAACCACGACCTGGAGCGCAACGGGACGTCGCTGAGCTACAAGGACGGCGCGGCCTACACCCTGGCCACCGAGTTCGAGCTCGCCTACGGCTGGGGCAGCACCCCGTCGGTGTACTCAGGGTTCGACTTCAGCAACAGCGACCAGTCGCCGCCGGCGGACGCCAACGGATTCGTCACCAACACCGTGTGCGGGACCGGGGCGTGGGAATGCCTGGACCGGAACCAGGGGGTCGCCAACCTGGTCGGGTTCCACAACGCCACGCGCGGGCAGGCGGTCGGGAACTGGTGGACTGACAACAACAACGCGATCGCGTTCTCACGCGGGTCGGCGGGCTGGATCTCGGTGAACAACGAGGGTTCGACGGTCAGCTCCAGCTACCAGACCGGGCTGCCGGCGGGGACGTACTGCGATCTGGTGCATGGAAACTTCGCCAATGGCTCGTGCACCGGGCCGACGGTAGTGGTCAGTGCCTCGGGGACGGCGACGGTGAGCACCGCGGCCAAGGACGCGGTGGCGATCGACGTCAATGCGGTGGTCGGGTCTTCGGGACCGCCGTCTTCGTCCTCGTCCGCGCCTTCGACGTCGCCGTCCACCTCGCCTTCCACGTCGCCGTCCTCGTCCGCGCCGCCCGCCGGACAGGTGGCCGAGACGTTCGCGGTGACCGGAGCGCCGAGCACCGCACCGATCTACCTGGTCGGATCGCTGTCTGCGCTGGGCAGCTGGGCTCCGGCGTCGGCGATTCCGCTGACGCAGCACGGCTCGCAGTGGTCGGGGACGGTCACGCTGCCCGCGTCCACGGCGTTCCAGTACAAGTACATCGCCAAGGACGCCGGCGGGAACGTCACCTGGGAGCAGGATCCGAACCACAGCGCGACCACCGGCACTTCCGGCGCGACACTCACCGACACCTGGCACGGCGCGAGTTCGGCCGTGAGCGCCACGTTCTCGGTGAACGCCACGACGTGGGTCGGGCAGAACGTGTATGTGGTCGGCTCGATACCGGCGCTGGGCAGCTGGAACCCCGCGAGCGCGATCGCGCTGTCCTCGGCGGCCTATCCGGTGTGGCGCGGGACGGTGACGCTGCCCCCGAACACGGCGGTCGAGTACAAGTACATCAAGAAGGATCCGGACGGCACGGTCGAGTGGGAGTCCGGCGCCAACCGGACGTACACCTCACCGGCGTCGGGAGCCGTGACGTTGAGCGACAGCTGGAAGTAG
- a CDS encoding LysE family translocator — MVTMSQLMLVAGAALIFALVPGPAVVFIVTRSVDQTRRAGMASGLGVACGNQALVIAAAFGLSALLATSEIAYDVVRFAGAAYLVYLGVRRLLDRSLPSETGDVAPKPLSRLYGQGVVVGVLNPKAALFFFSFLPQFVSPGHGAVAVQMLILGTLVVAITLVSDCCYAALAGGVAQTLLRKPKVVRRQQIVAGCVYIGLGVAAAVSGPSHATAKAH, encoded by the coding sequence ATGGTGACGATGTCGCAACTCATGCTGGTGGCGGGTGCGGCGCTGATCTTCGCGCTGGTGCCGGGTCCGGCGGTGGTGTTCATCGTGACGCGGAGCGTGGACCAGACCCGGCGGGCCGGGATGGCCTCGGGGCTCGGCGTCGCGTGTGGGAATCAGGCGCTGGTGATCGCGGCGGCCTTCGGGCTCTCGGCGCTGTTGGCGACGTCCGAGATCGCCTATGACGTCGTGCGCTTCGCCGGTGCGGCGTACCTGGTGTACCTCGGGGTGCGGCGGCTGCTGGACCGGTCGCTGCCCTCTGAGACCGGAGATGTGGCGCCCAAGCCGTTGTCCCGGCTGTATGGGCAGGGCGTGGTGGTCGGGGTGCTGAATCCCAAGGCGGCGCTGTTCTTCTTCTCCTTCCTGCCGCAGTTCGTGAGCCCGGGACACGGCGCGGTCGCCGTGCAGATGCTCATCCTGGGCACGCTGGTCGTCGCGATCACGCTCGTCAGCGACTGCTGCTACGCGGCGCTGGCCGGCGGCGTCGCGCAGACGCTGCTGCGCAAGCCGAAGGTGGTGCGGCGCCAGCAGATCGTCGCCGGTTGCGTGTACATCGGGCTGGGGGTCGCGGCGGCGGTCAGCGGGCCCTCGCACGCCACTGCGAAGGCCCACTGA
- a CDS encoding type 2 periplasmic-binding domain-containing protein, with amino-acid sequence MTSSNGFSRRQVFKTSAAIGGAIAAAPLLSACGSGKAATKASGVAPKSAVQAVLPTYKPSSAVTADIPSVTGANGAASDPAFLSYPASPPKSVTGAVGNGGSYSAVSPIWGSVPAPGNSYYTAVNQALGATLTDSPSDGTTFATMLATRFASGNIPDWLDVPGWNVSSIQNFAEGVDKFFKDLTPYLGGDKVLDYPNLAAIPTGGWQAAVWNGKLYGIPLWTSAASIPGAMFYRADIFKAAGIDAASVTTADTLKAVGKQVTVPAKGQYAFEDLSSFLYQLFNVPANNGRTGWKRDSTGKLVNGYEVPEFLEMLNFANGLAKGGLIHPDALAGDSSKAKNRFWAGKTVITADGTGAWNKGDAQSGVAANPSYERQAFKIFAYDGGKATMPLYPGAGMFSYLNKKLSDAQVKELLRIANYLAAPFGSAEYLVSRYGKEGVDYTMTSGAPILTDQGNKDVTDTLDQLANCQSVTFNAGYNQITKDYAAWQGDMVQHAYKPLFYAMNISEPAQTAKASTALEAVITDVRMGRKSVADFQSALSTWQNAGGNQLRDFYDGIAKQYGTGN; translated from the coding sequence ATGACGAGTTCGAACGGCTTCTCCCGCCGCCAGGTGTTCAAGACCTCCGCGGCGATCGGCGGAGCGATAGCCGCCGCTCCGCTGCTGTCCGCCTGCGGTTCCGGCAAGGCGGCGACCAAGGCCAGCGGGGTCGCGCCCAAGTCCGCGGTGCAGGCGGTGCTGCCGACGTACAAGCCGAGCAGCGCGGTCACCGCCGACATCCCCTCGGTCACCGGCGCGAACGGCGCGGCCAGCGACCCGGCGTTCCTGTCCTACCCGGCCAGCCCGCCGAAGTCGGTGACCGGCGCGGTCGGCAACGGCGGCTCGTACTCGGCGGTCTCGCCGATCTGGGGCTCGGTCCCGGCGCCGGGGAACAGCTACTACACGGCGGTGAACCAGGCTCTGGGCGCGACGCTCACCGACAGCCCGTCCGACGGCACCACCTTCGCCACGATGCTGGCGACCCGCTTCGCCTCCGGCAACATCCCGGACTGGCTGGACGTGCCCGGCTGGAACGTCTCCTCGATTCAGAACTTCGCCGAGGGCGTCGACAAGTTCTTCAAGGACCTGACGCCCTACCTCGGCGGCGACAAGGTGCTGGACTACCCGAACCTCGCCGCGATCCCGACCGGCGGCTGGCAGGCCGCGGTGTGGAACGGCAAGCTGTACGGCATCCCGCTGTGGACCTCGGCGGCCAGCATCCCCGGCGCGATGTTCTACCGCGCGGACATCTTCAAGGCCGCCGGCATCGACGCCGCCTCGGTCACCACCGCCGACACCCTCAAGGCGGTCGGCAAGCAGGTCACCGTCCCGGCGAAGGGCCAGTACGCCTTCGAGGACCTCAGCTCCTTCCTCTACCAGCTGTTCAACGTCCCGGCGAACAACGGGCGGACCGGCTGGAAGCGCGACAGCACCGGCAAGCTGGTCAACGGCTACGAGGTGCCGGAGTTCCTGGAGATGCTGAACTTCGCCAACGGCCTGGCCAAGGGCGGCCTGATCCACCCCGACGCGCTGGCCGGCGACTCCTCGAAGGCCAAGAACCGCTTCTGGGCCGGCAAGACCGTGATCACCGCCGACGGCACCGGGGCGTGGAACAAGGGCGACGCGCAAAGCGGCGTCGCGGCCAACCCCTCCTATGAGCGCCAGGCCTTCAAGATCTTCGCCTACGACGGCGGCAAGGCGACGATGCCCCTGTATCCGGGCGCCGGGATGTTCTCCTACCTGAACAAGAAGCTCTCCGACGCGCAGGTCAAGGAGCTGCTGCGGATCGCCAACTACCTCGCCGCGCCGTTCGGCAGCGCCGAGTACCTGGTGTCGCGGTACGGCAAGGAAGGCGTGGACTACACGATGACCAGCGGCGCGCCGATCCTCACCGACCAGGGCAACAAGGACGTCACCGACACCCTGGACCAGCTGGCCAACTGCCAGTCGGTGACGTTCAACGCCGGCTACAACCAGATCACCAAGGACTACGCCGCCTGGCAGGGCGACATGGTGCAGCACGCGTACAAGCCGCTGTTCTACGCGATGAACATCAGCGAGCCGGCGCAGACCGCGAAGGCGAGCACGGCGCTGGAGGCGGTCATCACCGACGTGCGCATGGGCCGCAAGAGCGTGGCGGACTTCCAGTCGGCGCTGAGCACTTGGCAGAACGCCGGCGGCAACCAGCTGCGGGACTTCTACGACGGCATCGCCAAGCAGTACGGCACGGGGAACTGA
- a CDS encoding acetylxylan esterase — protein MAFVDMTLKKLRDYLPARPEPTDFDAFWAATLAEARTHPLAARFEPVESRLSTVEVEDVTFSGFGGQAVKGWLTRPANAAGPLPTVVEFVGYGGGRGLPHERLVWASAGYAHLTMDTRGQGSAWQVGDTPDDGPSGNSHPGFATRGVLDRDTYYYRRLYTDAVRALEAARTHPSVDPARVLVAGGSQGGGIAIAAAGLVGDLAGVVTDVPFMQHIRHATEITDGYPYKEIAEFCKVHRDKVERVFDTISYVDGVNFAARANAPALYSVALMDDVCPPSTVFASFNHYAGPKEIEVYPYNGHEGGGAHHVARALEFAQSVVG, from the coding sequence ATGGCCTTCGTCGACATGACCTTGAAGAAGCTCCGGGACTATCTCCCGGCGCGCCCCGAGCCCACCGACTTCGACGCCTTCTGGGCCGCGACGCTCGCCGAGGCCCGCACGCACCCCCTCGCCGCGCGCTTCGAGCCGGTGGAAAGCCGGCTGAGCACCGTCGAGGTCGAGGACGTCACCTTCAGCGGCTTCGGCGGCCAGGCCGTCAAGGGCTGGCTGACACGCCCGGCGAACGCCGCCGGTCCGCTGCCGACCGTGGTCGAGTTCGTCGGCTACGGCGGCGGCCGCGGCCTGCCCCACGAGCGCCTGGTCTGGGCCAGCGCCGGCTACGCGCACCTGACGATGGACACCCGCGGGCAGGGCAGCGCCTGGCAGGTCGGCGACACCCCGGACGACGGACCGTCCGGCAACTCCCACCCCGGCTTCGCCACGCGCGGCGTCCTGGACCGCGACACGTACTACTACCGCCGGCTGTACACCGACGCCGTGCGCGCGCTGGAGGCCGCGCGGACGCATCCGTCGGTGGACCCGGCGCGCGTCCTGGTCGCCGGCGGCAGCCAGGGCGGCGGCATCGCGATCGCCGCCGCCGGGCTGGTCGGCGACCTCGCCGGCGTGGTCACGGACGTGCCGTTCATGCAGCACATCCGGCACGCGACCGAGATCACCGACGGCTACCCGTACAAGGAGATCGCAGAGTTCTGCAAGGTCCACCGCGACAAGGTGGAGCGCGTCTTCGACACCATCTCCTACGTCGACGGCGTGAACTTCGCCGCGCGCGCCAACGCCCCGGCGCTGTATTCGGTGGCGCTGATGGACGACGTGTGTCCGCCCTCGACGGTGTTCGCTTCCTTCAACCACTACGCCGGGCCGAAGGAGATCGAGGTGTATCCGTACAACGGGCACGAAGGGGGCGGCGCCCATCACGTCGCGCGCGCCCTGGAATTCGCGCAGTCGGTGGTCGGCTAG
- the yicI gene encoding alpha-xylosidase — protein MKFTDGYWLMRPGVQAVYPAQVLDGQIGPDSLVVHAPCYRFHDRDDLLRGPALTVAFSAPIPDVIRVAVTHFAGQDRKPDFVLMDGESELPVIAEDDDALTFTSGALTARIAKGPRWSLDFLAEGRRLTGSGAKAMAAIDTADGEHFVREQLDLAIDAFVYGLGERFGPLVKNGQSVDSWNADGGTASEQAYKNVPFFLTNAGYGVFVNHPGRVSFEVASEAVARAQFSVEGQELEYFLIYGPTPREILSKYTALTGRPPRVPAWSYGLWLSTSFTTDYDEATVGGFIDEMVRRDLPLSVFHFDSFWMREFNWCDFEWDPRTFPDPRGMLERLKARGLRICVWINPYIAQRSPLFAEAKAAGYLLKRANGDVWQWDLWQPGLAVVDFTNPEARQWYAGKLDALVEMGVDCFKSDFGERIPTDVVYADGSDPERVHNLYAYYYNQTVFELLRKRRGEGEALVFARSATVGSQQFPVHWGGDCESTFEAMAESLRGGLSLGLSGFGYWSHDIGGFEGTPDPAVFKRWIAFGLLSSHSRLHGHESYRVPWLFDEEAVDVLRSFTKLKARLMPYLLKSAEQVVAGGVPVMRAMVLEFPDDPACTHLERQYMLGDDLLVAPVFTADGSVRYYVPEGTWTHLVTGEKVVGPRWAREQHGFDSVPLLARPGSVIPIGAVEDRPEYDYAAGVTLRVSELGDGAEVSTVVPAADGSVLATFTTTRTGREIRVTSSGTVNGWRVQLSGVGAVRAEGGAVTPDPLGAVVRAETGTVVLTLED, from the coding sequence GTGAAGTTCACCGATGGCTACTGGCTGATGCGGCCCGGCGTCCAGGCGGTCTATCCCGCCCAGGTGCTCGACGGGCAGATCGGTCCGGACTCGCTGGTCGTCCACGCCCCCTGCTACCGCTTCCACGACCGCGACGACCTGTTGCGCGGCCCGGCGCTCACCGTCGCGTTCAGCGCGCCGATACCCGACGTGATCCGGGTCGCCGTCACGCACTTCGCCGGGCAGGACCGCAAGCCTGATTTCGTGCTGATGGACGGCGAATCGGAGCTCCCGGTGATCGCCGAGGACGACGACGCGCTGACCTTCACCTCCGGCGCTCTGACCGCCCGCATCGCCAAGGGCCCGCGTTGGAGCCTGGACTTTCTGGCCGAGGGCAGGCGGCTGACCGGCAGCGGCGCCAAGGCGATGGCCGCGATCGACACCGCCGACGGCGAGCACTTCGTCCGTGAGCAGTTGGACCTGGCGATCGACGCCTTCGTCTACGGCCTCGGCGAGCGCTTCGGCCCGCTGGTGAAGAACGGGCAGTCCGTCGACAGCTGGAACGCCGACGGCGGCACGGCCAGCGAGCAGGCGTACAAGAACGTCCCGTTCTTCCTGACCAACGCCGGCTACGGGGTGTTCGTCAACCATCCCGGCCGGGTCTCCTTCGAGGTCGCCTCCGAGGCGGTGGCCCGGGCCCAGTTCAGCGTCGAGGGTCAGGAGCTGGAGTACTTCCTCATCTACGGGCCCACGCCCCGGGAGATCCTGAGCAAGTACACCGCGCTGACCGGACGTCCGCCGCGCGTTCCGGCGTGGTCGTACGGGCTGTGGCTGTCCACGTCGTTCACCACCGACTACGACGAGGCGACGGTCGGGGGGTTCATCGACGAGATGGTGCGGCGCGATCTGCCGCTGTCGGTGTTCCACTTCGACTCGTTCTGGATGCGCGAGTTCAACTGGTGCGACTTCGAGTGGGACCCGCGCACGTTCCCCGATCCGCGCGGCATGCTGGAGCGGCTGAAGGCCCGCGGCTTGCGGATATGCGTGTGGATCAACCCTTATATAGCGCAGCGCTCGCCGCTGTTCGCCGAGGCGAAGGCCGCCGGGTACCTGCTCAAGCGCGCCAACGGCGACGTCTGGCAGTGGGACCTGTGGCAGCCGGGGCTGGCGGTCGTCGACTTCACCAACCCCGAGGCCCGGCAGTGGTACGCGGGCAAGCTGGACGCGCTGGTCGAGATGGGCGTGGACTGCTTCAAGTCCGACTTCGGCGAGCGCATCCCGACCGACGTGGTCTACGCCGACGGCTCCGATCCCGAGCGCGTGCACAACCTCTACGCCTACTACTACAACCAGACCGTCTTCGAGCTGCTGCGCAAGCGGCGCGGCGAGGGCGAGGCGCTGGTGTTCGCCCGCTCGGCGACCGTCGGCTCGCAGCAGTTCCCGGTGCACTGGGGCGGGGACTGCGAGTCCACGTTCGAGGCGATGGCTGAGAGCCTGCGCGGCGGGCTGTCGCTGGGTCTGTCCGGGTTCGGCTACTGGAGCCACGACATCGGCGGCTTCGAGGGGACGCCGGATCCGGCGGTGTTCAAGCGCTGGATCGCCTTCGGGCTGCTGTCCTCGCACAGCCGGCTGCACGGCCACGAGTCCTACCGCGTCCCCTGGCTGTTCGACGAGGAAGCGGTGGACGTGCTGCGGAGCTTCACCAAGCTCAAGGCGCGCCTGATGCCCTACCTGCTCAAGAGCGCGGAGCAGGTCGTCGCCGGCGGTGTGCCGGTGATGCGGGCGATGGTGCTGGAGTTCCCAGACGATCCGGCGTGCACGCACCTGGAGCGGCAGTACATGCTCGGCGACGACCTGCTGGTCGCGCCGGTGTTCACCGCCGACGGAAGCGTGCGGTACTACGTGCCGGAGGGGACGTGGACGCACCTTGTGACGGGGGAGAAGGTAGTCGGGCCGCGCTGGGCCCGCGAACAGCACGGGTTCGACAGCGTCCCGCTGTTGGCCCGGCCGGGGTCGGTGATCCCGATCGGCGCGGTCGAGGACCGGCCGGAGTACGACTACGCCGCCGGCGTCACGCTGCGGGTGTCCGAACTCGGCGACGGCGCGGAAGTTTCAACGGTCGTCCCGGCGGCCGACGGCTCCGTGCTCGCGACGTTCACCACGACCAGGACCGGCCGCGAAATCCGCGTCACCTCCTCCGGTACCGTGAACGGCTGGAGGGTGCAGCTCTCCGGGGTCGGCGCCGTGCGCGCCGAGGGCGGTGCGGTGACGCCGGATCCGCTCGGCGCCGTCGTCCGCGCCGAGACCGGCACCGTGGTGCTGACGCTTGAAGACTGA
- a CDS encoding ABC transporter permease, translating to MSWRIRLRRDKSLLLMTIPALALLLVFNYLPMAGIIVAFEHYDIYQGLVHSDFVGLDEFRQLVANPDFWHAFENTLVISFVQLVLYFPLPIALALMVNTVLSSKVRGFIQAVVYLPHFFSYVLVITIFQEFLGGAGVLNVFLNKHGISSWNVMTDPHTFKYLVTAQAVWKEAGWGLIVFLAALAAIDQSLYEAAAVDGAGRWRRMRHITMPGLRGIVVLMLVLRLGNALSVGFEQMLIQRQAVGAGAADVLDTYSYIYGIGGGFGSATTMGADYSYGAAAGLFKAVLSLILILGANRLAHAFGEDGLYRK from the coding sequence ATGTCCTGGCGGATCCGGCTGCGCAGGGACAAGTCCCTGCTGCTGATGACGATCCCGGCCCTGGCGCTGCTGCTGGTGTTCAACTACCTGCCGATGGCCGGCATCATCGTGGCCTTCGAGCACTACGACATCTACCAGGGCCTGGTCCACAGCGACTTCGTCGGGCTGGACGAGTTCCGCCAGCTGGTCGCCAACCCCGACTTCTGGCACGCGTTCGAGAACACGCTGGTGATCAGCTTCGTCCAGCTGGTCCTGTACTTCCCGCTCCCGATCGCGCTGGCCCTGATGGTCAACACGGTGCTCAGTTCGAAGGTCCGCGGCTTCATCCAGGCCGTGGTGTACCTGCCGCACTTCTTCTCCTACGTGCTGGTCATCACGATCTTCCAGGAGTTCCTCGGCGGCGCGGGCGTGCTGAACGTGTTCCTGAACAAGCACGGGATCTCCTCCTGGAACGTCATGACCGACCCGCACACCTTCAAGTACCTGGTCACCGCGCAGGCGGTGTGGAAGGAAGCGGGCTGGGGACTGATCGTCTTCCTGGCCGCGCTGGCCGCCATCGACCAGTCGCTGTACGAGGCGGCGGCCGTGGACGGCGCCGGCCGCTGGCGGCGGATGCGGCACATCACGATGCCGGGCCTGCGCGGCATCGTGGTGCTGATGCTCGTACTGCGCCTGGGCAACGCCCTGAGCGTCGGCTTCGAGCAGATGCTGATCCAGCGCCAGGCGGTCGGCGCGGGCGCCGCGGACGTCCTGGACACGTACTCCTACATCTACGGCATCGGCGGCGGCTTCGGCTCGGCGACCACCATGGGCGCCGACTACAGCTACGGCGCCGCGGCGGGACTGTTCAAAGCAGTCCTGTCGCTGATCCTGATCCTGGGCGCCAACAGACTCGCGCACGCATTCGGTGAGGACGGGTTGTACAGAAAATGA